A region from the Kryptolebias marmoratus isolate JLee-2015 linkage group LG9, ASM164957v2, whole genome shotgun sequence genome encodes:
- the bcorl1 gene encoding BCL-6 corepressor-like protein 1, with protein sequence MQVDSALMNVGDGGTVSREISAPNKTSTSMVGNPPQTLPPEFRGDVNLSQQNKTTPTKDCKTVKACLDSSNCNHNPDLFQHQQPNNAPMSNSVLSSSEKKTEKRAETPKVRADGAGVFPAPQWSSSVKASREDSLSPCHSNVTSSKKSHPQTQPLQSVPPGFQCSAMFKPAQPVAFLPSPNFSPQLCKITLPPALGQIAALREATGSQFQKEVQPQSSGVGGAALMRTYPYSLSVSRTLDKKAGGSTVKLKSNHSSNKNAKPHGEHKSLASVVSSPAIALPLQHPSLTSAAPTHYTLSPTAAICCGSALASITSQSRFLNHVEKANSIDKTAMGSLNPAPPAAADDNAVCSSELRDIPLDLSAKSKRPKCIADAAVSAMEPHNESNQRDFLNAKKTHSTAYSSTVQYPVLPNSHRNGSHQKQSNRTQNHQVPELKPTWGKGSSQDSIKSIPGTYVGVASPILASTLRGKDGKGTFADEFQSFAKQEFISIIDQGEHLVSGGKKPSCLMKGNQHAHSGKHVKNTSTAITKNCPPKGALATPPPSSANAQGHQKPGPGKTTPPHSTAVVSPAWQQPSNPPQQPSAAQRKATTQGPPKTKGAAVTEGCKFPSPSKPEDNKWERIKSPLSNLASIVKQQVLETAAESNTQGSPGALSQDAQSKHASALEYPPFWPVDKWPGVPSQGELTQAAKKHEKTNASDTSENNTAVHSSQEEHLGLQAKQGSSKPAGQPRLFGANAATNGNRAESKLAQVLEGDTPKKESGTSDGPPSEKLEGTVASIRTGRCASRADRCEKKTNGTKEESPTKAKAAANKQKKSSPKKAAKEKAPAEPPKRAAGKKKQEPENTPVKVAFSKKKKRSAPALEPSLSAGKLSPPSKEPIPKDKIRLNEAEQPSRSKAESGGREKTPAFLSDSAADATESSFPRLRRGRRRADDARLDLWGFATPSPPPPXPPAVSPPPPPPPSQPARRPRGRPRSNALQDRKTKAEADMPPHKKRRRCSSKKYETGDYITERDKLEDGEQPEDPLRCGAEVPPDLQAAQCLSPAASSPEPPPPRSSFTRSGSVRYQESEDSPECNNKPSGKRKFKSKHLSDGDEPKSKTKRSSSGKRGTSLPLDDDGADAKTQVTPPATLKSLPSSPSNKRSSSGKSSGSDSPPKRPVPPEVRRLIVNKNAGETLLQRAARLGYQDVVQYCLEKDIREVNRRDNAGYTALHEASSRGWTQIVQMLLKHGADVNCSAQDGTRPLHDAVASDNLPIVWLLLNHGADPTLATYSGHTPVKLAHSPSMKTFLTEYFTDLEGRKDQDPGSPWDFYSSSLFETEQEACWDFLLSEENQELEENGVGNAEQDSEKDCLVFEFSSEPLLPCYHVQVSLTQGFCNWFLLADVLKRLKMSARIFRARYPHLEVVSLSQAELWRQVSISQVNSASASPHRGKNKEDEEEEEEGLVELVCCVPELQRLLGSSIHILEEDDDDDEEEAEEDKLTTGKPRSR encoded by the exons ATGCag GTGGATTCTGCACTAATGAATGTAGGGGATGGAGGCACGGTGAGCAGAGAGATCAGTGCTCCAAATAAAACATCCACTAGTATGGTGGGAAATCCCCCCCAGACGCTACCCCCTGAATTTAGAGGCGATGTGAACCTCAGTCAGCAAAACAAGACCACTCCAACGAAAGACTGTAAGACAGTAAAAGCCTGTCTGGACTCGAGCAACTGCAACCACAACCCTGATCTTTTTCAGCATCAACAGCCTAATAATGCACCAATGTCCAACTCAGTCCTCTCCAGCTCAGAGAAGAAAACcgagaaaagggcagaaaccCCTAAAGTCCGAGCGGACGGCGCCGGGGTCTTCCCCGCTCCTCAGTGGTCAAGCAGCGTGAAAGCCAGCCGAGAGGACTCCCTCAGCCCCTGTCACAGCAACGTGACATCCAGCAAGAAATCCCATCCCCAGACACAGCCTCTGCAAAGCGTTCCCCCGGGGTTTCAGTGCTCTGCTATGTTCAAACCAGCCCAGCCCGTTGCCTTTCTTCCTTCCCCTAATTTTTCTCCTCAGCTTTGTAAAATCACTCTTCCACCAGCACTGGGACAAATTGCGGCTCTGAGAGAAGCCACGGGCAGCCAGTTTCAAAAAGAAGTCCAGCCCCAAAGCTCCGGCGTTGGAGGGGCGGCTCTCATGCGGACTTACCCGTACTCGTTGTCTGTGAGCCGGACCCTCGACAAAAAAGCAGGCGGATCGACCGTAAAGCTCAAATCTAACCACTCGTCCAACAAGAACGCCAAACCACACGGAGAGCACAAATCTTTAGCCTCTGTGGTGTCCTCACCAGCTATTGCACTACCATTGCAGCATCCGTCATTAACGTCAGCAGCGCCCACCCACTACACCTTGTCTCCCACCGCCGCCATTTGCTGCGGCTCGGCGCTGGCCAGCATCACGTCTCAGAGCCGATTTCTGAACCACGTGGAGAAAGCCAACAGCATAGACAAGACAGCCATGGGCTCCCTGAACCCAGCGCCTCCTGCCGCCGCCGACGACAATGCAGTCTGCTCCTCCGAGCTGAGAGACATACCGCTCGACTTGTCCGCGAAATCCAAACGTCCAAAATGCATCGCCGATGCTGCCGTTTCTGCGATGGAGCCCCACAACGAGTCTAATCAGAGAGACTTTCTGAACGCAAAGAAGACTCATTCCACAGCTTATAGCTCAACCGTGCAATATCCTGTTTTACCAAACTCGCACCGAAATGGATCTCATCAAAAGCAGTCAAACAGGACTCAGAACCACCAGGTCCCAGAACTCAAACCAACATGGGGTAAGGGATCCTCTCAAGACTCTATTAAGAGTATCCCTGGTACATACGTAGGTGTGGCTAGCCCCATACTGGCTTCTACTCTAAGGGGCAAAGATGGAAAAGGGACCTTCGCCGATGAGTTTCAGAGTTTTGCGAAGCAAGAGTTTATATCTATAATCGACCAAGGAGAACATCTGGTCTCAGGAGGAAAGAAGCCATCCTGTCTGATGAAGGGGAACCAACATGCTCACAGTGGCAAGCATGTTAAAAACACCAGCACAGCCATAACTAAGAACTGCCCCCCGAAAGGAGCCCTGGCAACTCCTCCGCCGAGCTCTGCCAACGCTCAGGGTCATCAGAAACCTGGGCCCGGCAAAACAACGCCGCCGCACTCCACCGCCGTCGTCAGCCCGGCTTGGCAGCAGCCGTCTAATCCTCCTCAGCAACCCTCAGCCGCTCAGAGGAAAGCCACCACACAGGGACCCCCGAAGACCAAGGGCGCCGCAGTCACGGAGGGATGTAAGTTTCCGAGCCCGTCGAAACCCGAGGATAACAAGTGGGAGAGAATAAAATCTCCCCTCTCTAACCTCGCATCCATCGTGAAGCAGCAGGTTCTGGAAACCGCCGCCGAGAGTAATACCCAAGGCTCGCCCGGTGCTTTGAGCCAAGACGCCCAATCAAAACATGCCTCCGCTCTCGAATACCCTCCATTCTGGCCTGTGGACAAGTGGCCCGGCGTCCCGTCTCAAGGGGAGCTGACTCAAGCTGCGAAAAAGCACGAGAAGACGAACGCCTCTGACACTTCGGAGAATAATACTGCCGTCCACTCCAGCCAGGAGGAGCATTTGGGGCTGCAGGCGAAGCAGGGTTCCTCCAAGCCCGCCGGCCAGCCCCGTCTCTTCGGGGCCAACGCGGCAACAAACGGGAACAGGGCGGAAAGCAAATTAGCCCAGGTGCTGGAGGGGGACACACCGAAGAAAGAAAGCGGGACGTCAGACGGCCCGCCCAGTGAAAAATTGGAGGGCACGGTCGCATCCATCCGAACGGGCCGCTGCGCGAGCAGGGCTGACAGATGTGAGAAAAAGACGAACGGAACCAAAGAGGAGTCGCCAACCAAAGCGAAGGCCGCagctaacaaacaaaagaagagcaGTCCGAAGAAGGCCGCGAAGGAGAAGGCGCCAGCAGAACCGCCGAAGAGGGCTGCAGGGAAGAAGAAACAAGAACCAGAAAATACTCCAGTAAAAGTGGCTTTCAGTAAAAAG AAGAAACGATCCGCACCTGCGTTGGAGCCGAGTCTGTCAGCGGGAAAACTTTCCCCGCCGAGTAAAGAGCCGATTCCAAAGGACAAGATCCGTCTCAATGAGGCCGAGCAGCCGAGCCGCAGCAAAGCAG AAAGCGGCGGCAGAGAAAAGACTCCGGCGTTTCTCAGCGACTCGGCCGCAGACGCGACGGAGTCCTCCTTCCCGCGGCTGAGGAGAGGACGGCGGCGAGCGGACGACGCTCGGCTCGACCTCTGGGGCTTCGCGACCCCTTCGCCTCCGCCCCC NNCCCCCCCCGCCGTTTCTCCGCCTCCCCCGCCGCCTCCCAGCCAGCCCGCCCGCCGTCCAAGAGGGAGGCCTCGATCAAACGCTCTGCAGGACCGCAAGACCAAGGCGGAGGCCGACATGCCGCCTCATAAGAAACGCCGGAGATGCTCCAGTAAGAAGTACGAGACGGGCGACTACATCACCGAGAGGGACAAGCTGGAGGACGGCGAGCAGCCCGAGGACCCGCTGAGATGCGGCGCCGAAGTACCTCCAG ATCTACAGGCGGCTCAGTGTCTGAGTCCAGCTGCCTCCAGCCCAGAACCTCCTCCCCCGAGATCCTCGTTCACCCGCTCAGGTTCGGTCCGCTACCAGGAGAGCGAGGACTCTCCTGAGTGCAACAACAAGCCTTCAGGGAAGAGGAAGTTCAAAAGCAAACACTTGAGTGACGGCGACGAGCCGAAG AGCAAAACCAAACGCAGCAGCTCGGGGAAGCGTGGCACCTCCCTCCCCCTGGATGACGACGGCGCCGACGCCAAAACACAAGTCACCCCGCCCGCCACTCTAAAGAGTTTACCGTCCTCTCCGTCCAATAAGAGGAGCTCGTCGGGGAAAAGCAGCGGCTCCGACTCGCCCCCGAAAAGGCCCGTTCCCCCCGAGGTCCGCCGGCTGATTGTTAATAAAAACGCTGGAGAGACTTTGCTCCAAAGAGCGGCTCGCCTGGGCTATCAG GATGTGGTCCAGTACTGCCTGGAAAAGGACATCAGGGAGGTGAACCGGCGGGATAACGCAGGTTACACGGCTCTTCACGAGGCGTCGTCCCGAGGCTGGACTCAGATCGTCCAGATGCTTCTAAAACACGGCGCAGACGTGAACTGCAGCGCTCAGGACGGGACGCG CCCGCTTCACGATGCAGTAGCGAGCGACAACCTGCCGATAGTCTGGCTGCTCCTGAACCACGGCGCCGACCCGACTCTGGCCACCTACTCGGGCCACACCCCGGTCAAACTGGCCCACAGTCCGAGCATGAAGACCTTCCTCACAG AGTATTTCACAGACCTGGAAGGCCGCAAAGACCAGGATCCTGGTTCGCCCTGGGACTTCTACAGCAGCTCCCTGTTCG AGACGGAGCAGGAGGCGTGCTGGGACTTCCTGCTGTCTGAGGAGaaccaggagctggaggagaacGGCGTGGGGAACGCAGAGCAGGACTCTGAGAAAGACTGCCTCGTGTTCGAGTTCTCCTCGGAGCCCCTGCTGCCCTGCTACCACGTCCAGGTGTCGTTAACACAGGG TTTCTGCAACTGGTTCCTCCTGGCGGACGTCCTGAAGCGTCTGAAGATGTCGGCGCGGATCTTCCGGGCCCGTTACCCGCACCTGGAGGTGGTGAGTTTGTCCCAGGCCGAGCTCTGGAGGCAGGTCTCCATCAGCCAGGTGAACTCTGCTTCCGCTTCTCCGCACCGAGGCAAAAAcaaggaggacgaggaggaggaggaggagggactcGTGGAGCTGGTTTGTTGCGTACCGGAGCTCCAGAGACTACTGGGCTCCTCCATTCACATTCTagaagaggatgatgatgatgatgaggaggaggcggaggaggacaaactgaccacaggGAAGCCTCGGAGCCGATAG
- the mid1ip1l gene encoding mid1-interacting protein 1-like, whose product MMQIHSDSAGNKHSLINVMHRFIAAANNMDETIMVPSLLRDVPLEERAAANNNNNVEPPCTNKQRDMYEHYLLLKSIKNDMEWGLLKEMRGGASFLEMAVKQEEQKPLTGDLLLDDNADLEHQFHYHLRGLFGVLSKLTIQADHLTNRYKREIGGGNFMR is encoded by the coding sequence ATGATGCAGATCCACAGCGACTCGGCCGGCAACAAGCACTCGCTCATCAACGTCATGCACCGCTTCATAGCAGCCGCCAACAACATGGACGAGACCATCATGGTGCCCAGCCTGCTGAGGGACGTGCCCCTGGAGGAGCGGGCCGccgccaacaacaacaacaacgtggAGCCGCCGTGCACCAACAAGCAGAGGGACATGTACGAGCACTACCTGCTCCTCAAGTCCATCAAGAACGACATGGAGTGGGGCCTGCTGAAGGAGATGAGAGGTGGCGCCAGCTTCCTGGAGATGGCCGTGaagcaggaggagcagaagcCGCTGACGGGGGACCTGCTGCTGGACGACAACGCCGACCTGGAGCACCAGTTTCACTACCACCTCAGGGGACTGTTCGGAGTTCTGTCCAAGCTCACGATACAGGCGGACCACCTCACCAACAGATACAAGCGGGAGATCGGAGGAGGGAACTTCATGAGATGA
- the tspan7 gene encoding tetraspanin-7 gives MAPPSRRLQTKPVITCLKTFLISYSLIFWLTGVILLAVGVWGKVSLEVYFSLVSGESTNAPYVLIGTGAIIVIFGLFGCFATCRGSPWMLKLYAMFLILVFLAELVAGVSGFVFRHEIKKEIGKAYEKAVMSYNQTDSRSEAVNYLQKKLHCCGVKNFTDWSATEYFKENGIPESCCKEKCSPESLKDLDKAETEVFTTGCFSLVTNVFESNLGVVAGVSFGIAFFQVIGIFLACCLSHYITNNQYEMV, from the exons ATGGCTCCTCCGTCGCGGCGGCTGCAGACCAAGCCGGTGATAACCTGCCTGAAGACTTTCCTCATCTCCTACAGCCTCATTTTCTGG TTAACAGGTGTGATCCTGCTGGCCGTCGGGGTGTGGGGGAAGGTCAGCCTGGAGGTCTACTTCTCCCTGGTGTCCGGAGAGAGCACCAACGCTCCGTACGTCCTCATCGGAACCGGCGCCATCATCGTCATCTTCGGGCTCTTCGGCTGCTTCGCCACCTGCCGCGGCAGCCCCTGGATGCTCAAGCTG TACGCCATGTTTCTGATCCTGGTGTTCCTGGCCGAGCTGGTGGCCGGCGTGTCGGGCTTCGTCTTCAGACACGAG ATCAAGAAGGAAATTGGCAAGGCTTACGAGAAGGCCGTGATGTCGTACAACCAAACCGACAGCAGAAGCGAGGCGGTCAACTACCTGCAGAAGAAG CTGCACTGCTGCGGCGTGAAAAACTTCACCGACTGGAGCGCCACGGAGTACTTTAAGGAGAACGGCATCCCTGAGAGCTGCTGCAAGGAGAAGTGTTCTCCGGAGAGCCTGAAGGACCTCGACAAGGCTGAGACGGAAGTCTTCACCACG GGCTGCTTCTCTCTGGTGACCAACGTGTTCGAAAGCAACCTGGGAGTTGTCGCCGGCGTCTCCTTCGGGATCGCATTCTTTCAG GTGATCGGGATTTTCCTGGCCTGCTGCCTGTCTCACTACATCACCAACAACCAGTACGAGATGGTCTAA